A genomic window from Cloacibacillus evryensis DSM 19522 includes:
- a CDS encoding TIGR03936 family radical SAM-associated protein, giving the protein MSRIRIIFEKRGLFTFVNHMDLPVVFSRAARRAGLTQEFTQGFSPHPRISLASPLAIGVDGLAEPADFWFAEWDSGSSLRWSAMLPEGLKILKCAEVEDGVGLAKLTDAAVYRISGEGASFGERAAQVLSGEAARLNALFACSIDGDTVSLTVGDLEHCGAGLLVKALAAAEVVSGWRDLRIERAVVGRWDAETRSVLPLI; this is encoded by the coding sequence GAGAATTAGGATCATCTTTGAAAAACGCGGGCTCTTTACCTTTGTAAACCACATGGACCTGCCGGTGGTTTTCTCCCGCGCGGCGCGGCGTGCCGGGCTGACGCAGGAGTTTACGCAGGGCTTTTCGCCGCATCCGCGGATCAGCCTCGCCTCGCCGCTGGCGATCGGCGTTGACGGCCTCGCGGAGCCGGCGGATTTTTGGTTTGCGGAATGGGATTCAGGATCTTCTCTCCGCTGGAGCGCGATGCTCCCGGAGGGTTTAAAAATATTGAAATGTGCGGAAGTTGAGGACGGAGTAGGGCTCGCAAAGCTGACAGACGCGGCGGTCTACCGGATATCCGGCGAAGGCGCGTCCTTTGGCGAACGGGCGGCACAGGTGCTCTCCGGCGAAGCCGCGCGCCTTAACGCGCTCTTTGCCTGCTCCATTGACGGCGATACCGTGTCGCTGACGGTAGGCGATCTGGAACACTGCGGCGCGGGGCTGCTCGTTAAGGCGCTCGCCGCGGCGGAAGTCGTTTCGGGTTGGCGGGACCTGCGCATAGAGCGCGCCGTCGTGGGCCGCTGGGATGCGGAGACCCGGTCCGTCCTGCCGCTCATTTAA